The Sulfuricella sp. DNA segment GGCTGAATCTGGGCATGCTTGAGTTTGAGCGCGGCCTGGTTGATGACCAGGCGCGAACTGATCTGCATGATTTCCTCCACCGCCACCAGCTTGTTGGCCTTGAGCGTGCCGCCGCTGCTCACCAGGTCGACGATGGCATCGGCCAGACCCACCAGGGGAGCCAGTTCCATCGAGCCATAAAGCTTGATGAGATCGACGTGCACGCCCTTTTTGGCGAAGTGTTCGCGCGCCGTTTGCAGGTATTTGGTCGCCACGCGCAGGCGCGCGCCTTGCCGGACTGCACCTTCGTAGTCGAAGCCCTCTGGCACGGCGACCATCATGCGGCATTTGGCGATCTGCAGATCCAGCGGCTGATACATGCCGGCGCCGCCATGTTCGTGCAGCACATCCTTGCCCGCGATGCCGAGATCGGCTGCACCGTATTGCACGTAGGTCGGCACGTCCGAAGCGCGCACGATGATGAGCCGCACATCGTCGCGGTTGGTGCCCAGAATCAGCTTGCGCGAGGACTCGGGATCTTCCTGCGGGACAATGCCCGCGGCCGCCAGGAGGGGCGTGGTTTCTTCAAAAATGCGGCCCTTGGAGAGGGCGATGGTAATCATGATCAATGCACTCGCTTTATTCGCGCCCCCAGCTGGGACAGCTTCTCTTCGATACATTCGTAACCGCGATCAAGGTGGTAAATGCGCTCCACCGTGGTTTCTCCCTGCGCCACCAGGCCGGCGATCACCAGGGAAGCGGAAGCGCGCAGATCGGTGGCCATCACCGTTGCACCGCTCAGCTCCGGTATGCCGCGCACCACGGCCGTATTGCCTTCCACTTCGATATCCGCGCCCAGACGGCGCAATTCCTGCACGTGCATGAAGCGGTTCTCGAAAATGGTTTCGGTCATGGTTGCCGCCCCCTGGGCCACCGTATTCAGGGTCATGAACTGGGCCTGCATGTCGGTCGGGAATGCCGGGTAAGGCGCGGTACGAATATTCACCGCCTTGATCGGCCCGGACATTTCCAGGCTCACCCAGTCCGCGCCGGATTCGATTACGGCACCAGCTTCGTGCAGTTTATCCAGCAGGGCATCAAAAATTTCAGGCCGCATATTACGCAGTTTAACCTTGCCCCTGGTTGCCGCGGCAGCGACCAGGAAGGTTCCCGCTTCGATACGGTCAGGCATGACGCTATAACTGGCGCCATGCAGACGCTCAACACCGCGGATGGTGATAATGTCCGTGCCCGCGCCCTCGATGTTTGCACCCATGGCCTTGAGACATTCGGCCAGGTCCACGACCTCCGGTTCGCGTGCGGCATTTTCCAGCACCGTAACACCCTCCGCCAGCGTTGCCGCCATCATCAGGTTCTCGGTGCCGGTGACGGTCACCAGATCCATGAAAATGCGCGCACCCTTGAGCCGCCCTGCGCTCGCGTTGATGTAACCATGTTCGATGGAGATACTCGCCCCCATCGCTTCCAGTCCCTTGATGTGCAGATCCACAGGCCGCGAACCAATGGCACAGCCGCCGGGGAGCGACACGCGCGCCCGGCCGAAGCGAGCCAGCAGCGGCCCCAGCACCAGAATCGAGGCGCGCATGGTCTTGACCAGCTCATAGGGCGCTTCCGGATTGGTAATGCTGCGCGCATCCAGCGCGACGCCCAGCTTCTCGTCCACCGAAATGCCCATGCCCATCTGGCCCAGCAGGCCAATCATGGTGGTCACATCGTGCAGATGGGGGACATTTGAAACCTGTAGCGTTCCCTCGGCCAGAAGACCGGCGCACAGAATCGGCAGGGCGGCATTCTTGGCTCCGGAAACACGGACTTCTCCGTTCAGAGGGACGCCGCCCTGAATAACGAGTTTATCCATTGATCAGGCTTGCTTGGCGTTTGCCAGCAGCGGCTGCAGCTCGCCTTTTTCGTACATTTCCTTGGCGATATCCGAGCCGCCGATCAATTCACCATTGATGTAAAGCTGCGGGAAGGTCGGCCAGTTGGCGTAATCCTTGAGGTTTTCATAAACCTCCGCATCCGCCAGCACATTGACGGAAAAAAACTCTGTGCCGCACGCCTTCAGCACCTGGGCTGCAAGGTTGGAAAAACCGCATTGCGGGAACTGCGGGGTGCCTTTCATGAACAGCACCACCGGGTGCCCGTTGACGATCTGGCCAATTCTTTCCAAAGCTGCTTTGTTCATGATATTTATTCCTGAAATTAGATTGATGTTAACCCGCTTGCTTGCGCCATTCCTCGGGGGTAAAAGTTTTCATTGCCAGGGCATGGATTTCTCCGCCCATGCGCTCTCCCAGCGCCTTGTAAACAAGCTGGTGCTGTTGCACGGTGCGCTTGCCGTTGAACTCGGCGCTGACGATCACGGCCTCGAAATGCTGACCGTCGTCTCCATCCACCCTGACGTACTCGCACGGCAAATCGTTCTGGATATATTGTTTGATCTGATCTGCTGTAACCATTTATTTTCTCAATTTGTAACCGCTCTTGAGCAAGAGCAAAGTCGCTAATGATAATGCCAAAAAGCAGGCGGCGACAATCGCAAGCGCCAACAGCGGCGAAACATCCGACACGCCAAAAAATCCGTAACGGAAACCGTCAATCAGGTAAAAGAACGGATTGGCGTGGGAAACAGCCTGCCAGAAGGGTGGCAGCGAATGAATCGAGTAGAACACCCCGGATAGAAAAGTCAGGGGGACAATGATGAAATTCTGCACCGCCGCCATCTGGTCGTAGTTTTCCGCCCACAGGGAAGAAATGATACCCGCCGCCCCCAGCGTGGCGCAGCCCAGTATGGCAAAGACCAGCACCCACAGCGGATGCGCCAGCGACAGCGGCACAAACCACCAGCCGGCCAGGCCCACTCCCAGACCCACCACCGCTCCGCGTGCCACAGAGGCCGCCACGTAAGCTGTAAAAAACTCCCAGTAGGCCAGCGGCGGCAGCAGCATGAATACAATATTGCCGGTCATCTTGGACTGGATCAGGCTGGACGAGCTGTTGGAAAAAGCATTTTGCAGCATCGCCATCATCACCAGACCGGGAATGAGAAACGCAGTGTAGTTGACTTCCGGATAAACCTGGACATGCGCCTCCAGCACATGGGAAAAAATCAGCAGATAAAGCAGGGTCGTCACCACGGGGGAAAGGATGGTCTGCAGGCTGACTTTCCAGAAACGCAGCAATTCCTTGTAAAACAGGGTCCACAATCCCGTCATGATTTCACCATTTCGAGGAAGACATCTTCCAGGTCCGGCTTGACCACTTCGAGATCTTCCAGCGCAACGCCCGACTCGCGCAAGGCCGCCAGCACGCCCTCCAGTTCGGCATGACGCCGCAGGGAGAGCTTGAATATTTCCCCATCCCGCCCGCACGACAGCGCCTGCAATGAATCTGGCAAGCATGCGGGCGCGAGCTTGAGACGCAACTGAATAGCTTTGTGACGGCTCAGCAGATTGACGGTGGTATCCAGCGCCACGACCTGCCCCTGCTTCAGCATGGCCACGCGATTGCACAAAACCTCTGCTTCTTCGAGATAATGCGTGGTGAGAACAATGGTATGACCCTGCTGGTTCAAACGCTGGATGAATGCCCACAGGCTCTGGCGCAATTCCACATCCACCCCTGCGGTCGGCTCGTCGAGCACGATGACCGGCGGCTTGTGCACCAGCGCCTGCGCCACCAGTACGCGTCGCTTCATGCCGCCGGAAAGGTGGCGCACATAGGCATCCGCCTTCTCGGTCAGCGCCAGGCGCTCCAGCAATTCATCAATCCAGGCATTATTGTTGCGAATACCGAAATAACCAGACTGGAAGCGTAGCATTTCACGCACGGTGAAAAATGCGTCGTACACCAGCTCCTGCGGCACGACACCAATGGAACGCCGCGCCTGGCGATAGTCGGCCCTCACATCATGGCCCAGCACGGCCAGCCTGCCGCTATCGGCCAGGGCCAAACCGGCGAGGATATTGATCAGGGTGGATTTGCCCGCGCCATTGGGGCCGAGCAGGGCAAAAAACTCGCCCTGCTGAACGGTCAGGTCGATCCCGCACAATGCCTGCACGTTACCGAAGCGCTTGTGAACCTGCTGGATTTCAATTGCGGGGGGAGTCACGAGATTCGGGGCGGAAGCTGCGCCAGTCAAGCGGCGGGCAGCAATTCCTTGACGTCATACACTTTCAACAAGGATTGCAGATTTTCCGAAAGATTATGCAACTGCAGCTGACGGCCGCGTTGCGCAGCCTGGCGCGCCCATTCCAGCAACAGGCTGACCGCAGCCGAATCCACGTCCTCCACCCCGGCGAGATTCAATTCCCAGATGCCGTCTTCGGCAAACAGCGCCTTGCTCTCGCGCAACCATGCACTGACAGTGGCAATGGTCAGCGGGCCACTGAAGTCGAAACGGTTGCCATTGCGTACTATCATTTTTTTCCGGTCGTCACAGCCGTGCCGCTGCTTTTGGCTTCCCTGCGGTTCTTGTCCGCCAGTACCTTGATCAAACCATCAATCCCCCGGCTCTGAATCTCGGCACTGAAAGAAGAACGATAATTGGTCACCAGACTTACGCCATCAACTGACACGTCGTACACCTTCCAGCCATCAGCGCCTTTTTCCAGGCTGTAATCGATTGGAATAGGCAGCCCGCCTGGCTGATTCACAATGGTTTTTACCGTAACGTCGGTATCGCCGGGAGCCAGTTTTGCCGGCCGGTAATCAATCGTCTGGTCCTTATAGGAAGTCAGGGAACCTGAATAAGTGCGAACCAGCAGGGTACGGAACTCCTGTATCAGGGCTTGCTTCTGCGCGGGTGAAGCCTTGGGCCAGTGACGGCCGACCGCAAGCTGTGCCATGCGCGCAAAAGCGAAATGGGGCAACACCTTGGCTTGCACCAGTTCCAGGACTTTTTGTGAATTTCCAGACTGAATATCCTTGTCCTGCTTGATGATGGTCAGCACTTCCTGGGCGGTATTTTTCACCAGAGCATCCGGCGCCATCTCCGCTGCGCCGGCAATGGAACCCGCCATCAGTGCACATGCCATCAATAGAGTACGTATCCTGCGTATCATTTGTAATCTCCCGTTACCTTGGCCAAGCGGGCCACATGCATGTTGTATTCATTGACCGCAAGCAGATACTCGACCTGTGTCGTGGCATAGGCCTTTAACGCCTCACTGACGCGACCCGGTTTCTCCAGACCCGCATTGAAATCGGCGTAGGAGGCCACCATCCAGCGCCGTGCTGCTGCCGCGCCCGTAGCCAGCTCCCGCTGGGCAACGTGGTATGCCTGCATCTGGGTATAGGCTTCCGCCACTTCAAAAGGAATCCCGGCCAAGGCAAAACGATTCTTCGCCAGCAGGGCATCCAGCTCAGCCTGCGCCTGTGCCACGCGCGCGGGCACCACGTCAAATGCCATATCCCATTTCACGCCCACCACCGGCGTCACCCCGGCATGGTTAAAGGCATCGTAAATGTATGGATTTTCCAGTTTGTCACGTCGCGAGGCATAAGAGAAACTACCCACCACACCGGCGTAAATATTGGGGTACATTTCGGCTTTTTTCGCATCCACCAGCGCGCGGCGGGCGTTCAGGCCAGCTTCCAGCTGAGCCATTTCAGGGCGGCCAGTGATGGCCTTGCCCTGAAAATCCGCCAGCGACGTAGCAGGCAGGGCAACCGGCTTCAGCCCCTCGTCCGCGACCTCAAGATTGCCGTCCAGACCAACCCCCGTCAGGGTTTTCAGGCCATTCAGGCTGATGGTTTCCACCGCTTGAGCCTGGGAAAGATACTTGTTCAGCAAGGCGCGCTTGGCATGCATCTCATACAGATCGGACTGAGTTGCCTGCCCATTATCTTCCTTGAGCGATTTCTCGACCTGCGCCACCGCGTTATCGACCTTGGCGCGTACATCCTCCAGCATGCGCCGCGTGTCACGCGCAGTCAGGTAGCCGTAATAAGCCCGGCTCACGTCCAGCACGGTATCGCCACGCTGCAGGCGGACATCCTGGCGCTTCACGTCAATGTTGCCCTTGGCCGCGTCGGTATAACGCTCGATCTTTCCAAACGTATAAAGCGGCTTTACGATGGAAAACTGCAGCGATGTCCAGTCTGAAAGACCTTTCCAGTCATAGGCATCATTGCGCGGCGTGGTGCCGGAAGTTGCCCCGCCCTGGTAAAACCCACCCTCGACCTTGGGTGCCAGGCCAACGAAAAGATTGGCATCCAGGCGCAAACCGTTATTTCCTTGCGCCTCTTCCAGCAAGGCGCGTGCATGTTCTACCAGCTGTTCACGTTCCTGGATACGTGGATCGGCATTCAGGCTCATATCGATAGCCTGTTGCAGATTCACTACCTGAGCCTGCCCAGCCCCTGCAGAAATGAATGTCCAGGCACCCAGCGCCACTGCCAGCCATCGCTTGTTCATTTGACTTCTCCGCCATCAGCCGCCTTGTTATAGAGAAATTGCCCAATCAGGCTTTCCAGCACCACGGCCGACTGGGTGATCTTGATCTTGTCGCCATCCTTGAGTTGAGCGCTATCGCCCCCGGTTTCAAGCGCGATGTACTGCTCGCCCAGCAATCCGGAGGTCATGATGCTGGCGGAGGTGTCCTTGGAAAACGAGTATTGTTTATCCAGCTTGAACGTCGCCACCGCTTCGTGCCGCTCCCCATCAAAGTGAACTGCCGAGACCCGTCCGACCACTACACCCGCACTCTTCACCGGAGCCCGCGCCTTAAGCCCGCCAATATTACTGAAACTGGCCGTCACACTATAGCTGTCAGACATGTTTACGCCGCCCAGGTTTCCCACCTTCAGCGCCAGAACCAGAATAGCGCCCAGACCCAGCAACACGAACAAGCCAACCCACAAATCGATTGTGGTGCGCTCCATTAGCCTTCTCCCCGAAACATAAATGCAGTCAACATGAAATCCAGCGCCAGAATGGCCAGCGATGATGTCACCACGGTGCGCGTTGTCGCACCGGATACGCCCTCCGCCGTGGGCGGCGCATCATAGCCTTCAAACAGGGCAATGGCTGTCACCGCCACGCCGAATACAAAACTCTTGAAAATGCCATTGACGATGTCCTGCTGAAAATCCACCGCATTCTGCATCTGCGACCAGAACGAGCCCTCGTCCACGCCGATCAGCTTCACGCCGACCAGATAGCCGCCAAACACACCCATGGCAGAAAACATTGCCGCCAGCAGCGGCATGGAAATCACGCCAGCCCAGAAACGCGGTGCGACGACGCGGGCAATCGGATTGACCGCCATCATCTCCATGGCTGAAAGCTGCTCGGTTGCCTTCATCAGGCCGATCTCGGCGGTAATCGCCGACCCGGCACGACTGGCAAACAGCAGCGCCGCCACCACCGGCCCCAACTCACGCACCAGGGACAAGGCCACCATCACGCCCAGCGCCTCTTCCGAGCCATATCGCTGCAGGGTGTCATAACCCTGCATTCCCAGCACCATACCGACGAACAAGCCCGAAACCAGGATAATAATGAGCGACAGCACCCCGGTAGAAAACAGCTCCTTGATGACGAGATGAAACCGGCGAAAACTGGAACCCGAATGCAGCAGTATCAACACAAAAAAACGGCTGGCCACGCCCAGGCGCCACAAACTGTTGACCACTCGGTGACCAATGCCCCGAACACCCTTCACCAGGCGGCTAGGCACTTTGCCCTCCCAACCGCAAATCGGTTCCATAGGGGCTTGCCGGGTAATGGAAGGGAACCGGGCCATCTTCCTCGCCATGCACAAACTGATGCACGAAAGGCTTGTTGCTGGCGCGCATTTCCTCCGGCGTGCCATGGGCCACGATCACCCCTTCCGACACGAAATAGACATAGTCAACAATAGCCAGAGACTCATGGACATCGTGAGTCACCACAATGGATGTTGCGCCCAAGGCATCATTCAGGCGGCGAATCAGGTTGCCGATCACGCCGAGAGAAATCGGGTCCAGGCCAGCAAAGGGCTCGTCATACATGATCAGCATCGGGTCCAGCGCCACCGCCCGCGCCAGCGCCACTCGCCGCGCCATGCCGCCGGAAAGCTCGGAAGGCATAAGATCCCTTGCTCCACGCAGGCCGACGGCATGTAGCTTCATCAGCACCAGATCACTGATCACGCTTTCTGGCAAATCGGTGTGCTCGCGCATCTGGAATGCAACATTGTCGAACACAGACATGTCGGTAAACAGGGCACCAAACTGAAACAGCATGCCCATACGGCGGCGCATGTGGTAGAGGCCATCCGCATCGAGTTCGTGCACCGTCTGCCCGTCAACCAGCACCTTCCCGTGAGCAGGCCTGATCTGGCCGCCGATCAGGCGCAGCAGGGTGGTTTTGCCGCAACCGCTGCCGCCCATGATGGCCACCACTTTGCCGCGCGGCACGCTCATGCTGATCCCATTGAGAATCGGGCGCTTGCCATAGGCAAAACTGACATCGTTAAATTCGACCAGATTATCGCTGGGCATAATTGACCGGGCACATTAGCAAAGGCTGAAATTCTATACTATAGTCAAAACCCAATCCAGCGCCCAATCGTGCGCCTGCAAGCAGGATTGGCAACGAACACCTGAACTGGCACCAGTGCGCCCATGGGATTCGAACTATTTCATGAAACCGCCATGCTGCCCTGCTTCATCGGAACGGCAGGAATCTTTGTGCAATATCACCACCGGGATAATGCCCGCATTCCGGCAGAGTGTTAAAATCGACGTTTGTTACATATTCAGGGCACAGCTGTGATCGAACTCGTTATCAACGGCACGCCGCAACGTTTTTCCGCACCGCTCACCGTCACCCAATTGGCGGATCAGCTTGGGCTGGCGGGGAAGCGTGTCGCTATTGAGTGCAATGGTGAAATCGTGCCGCGCGGCCAATTCAACGAAACCACCCTGAATCACGGCGATCAACTGGAAATTGTTGTTGCCGTCGGTGGCGGATAAACCAACTACATGGAATATATGGATAATTTGATAATTGCAGGTAAAACTTACGCTTCCCGCCTGCTGGTAGGCACCGGGAAATATCAGGACTTCGACCAGACCCGCCGCGCCATTGAGGCCAGCGGTGCTGAAATTGTCACCGTAGCCATTCGTCGCACCAATATTGGCCAGAATGCAGGCGAACCAAGCCTGCTGGACGCCGTGCCGCCCTCCCGCTACACCTATCTTCCCAACACCGCCGGCTGCTACAGCGCCGACGACGCCATCCGCACCCTGCGCCTGGCGCGCGAGCTGCTCGACGGCCACGATCTGGTAAAACTTGAAGTGCTGGGTGATCCGCAAACGCTGTACCCAAACGTGGTGGAAACGCTTAAAGCCGCAGAAACCCTGGTCAAGGACGGGTTCAAGGTCATGGTTTATACCTCCGATGATCCCATCATAGCCAAACAACTGGAGGAAATCGGCTGTGTCGCGGTCATGCCGCTGGCTTCGCTGATCGGCTCCGGCATGGGGATTCTCAACCCGTGGAACCTGCAAATCATTATCGAAAATGCCAAAGTGCCGGTCATTGTTGATGCTGGCGTCGGCACCGCATCGGATGCCGCCATCGCCATGGAGCTGGGCTGTGATGGGGTGCTGATGAACACGGCGATTGCGGGGGCGAAAGATCCAATCCTCATGGCATCCGCCATGAGAAAAGCCGTTGAGGCTGGGCGCGAAGCCTTTCTGGCTGGACGCATGGCAAAAAAACTTTACTCAGCCAGTCCAAGTTCCCCCACCACCGGAATGATCGGCAAATAAGGGTTCGTTAATGACTGAAGCACAGCATCGCCCGGTACGCAGCTTCGTGCTGCGTCAGGGTCGCATGTCCAAAGGACAGACCCGCGCCCATGAAACCTTGATGCCGCGGTTTGGCGTTGCTTACAGCGATAAAAAGCTGGATCTGACGCAATTATTTGGCAGGGCGGCGCCAAAAATCCTGGAAATTGGTTTTGGGATGGGTGACAGCACTGCCAGAATCGCGCAGGACCATCCGGAAAACGATTACCTGTGTATCGAAGTTCACACTCCCGGGGTAGGCAGCCTGCTGAAATACACCGAGGAAATGGGACTCACCAATATCCGCATCATCCAGCATGACGCTGTCGAGGTGTTGCAGCACATGCTGGCTGCGGAAACGCTGGATGGGGTTCATATCTTCTTCCCCGACCCGTGGCACAAAAAACGCCACCATAAGCGGCGCCTGATCCAGGCCGTTTTTACCGCGCTGATCTGTGATCGTTTAAAACCCGGCGGGTACCTGCATGCCGCCACGGACTGGGAAGAATATGCCACGCATATTCTCGAAACTTTCCGGGGAGAGTCTCGACTGGTAAACAGCGTAAGCGATTATGCTCCACGCCCGGAATACCGCCCGCTGACAAAATTCGAGCAGCGCGGGCTAAGGCTTGGGCATGGCGTCTGGGATATTGTTTTCAGAAAAGCTTGATCAGGCTTCCTGGGGCATTTTCTCTACCAGCAACGTATGTAGCCGCCGGCTGTCAGCGCGTAACACCTGGAACTTCAGGCCATCAAAAATGGTGTGCTCGCCGCGTTTTGGCAGATGGCCAAACTTGCTGACAACCAGCCCGCCCACCGTATCATAATCTTCGTCGCTGAACTGTGTGCCCAGAATTTCGTTGAAGTTACTGATCTCTGTTACCGCCTTGACCCGGTAGCGGCCGCTGCGGTCCTGGATGATATTGTCCTCGGTTTCGTCAAAATCGAATTCATCTTCGATTTCGCCCACGATCTGCTCAAGCACATCCTCAATCGTCACCAGGCCGGACACACCGCCATACTCATCCACCACAATGGCGATGTGGTTGCGGTTCATGCGGAATTCCTTGAGCAGGATATTCAGGCGCTTGGATTCAGGAATGAATACAGCTGGGCGCAGCATGTCACGCACATCAAACGCCTCACCCGCATAGTAGCGCAGCAAATCCTTGGCCAGAAGAATGCCGATCACATCGTCCTTGTTCTCGCCAATCACGGGAAATCTTGAGTGGGCGGCTTCAATGACAAAAGGGATGAATGCTGCCGGTGAATCCGCGATATCGATCACATCCATCTGTGCTCGCGGAATCATGATGTCACGCACATGCATTTCTGAAACCTGGAGCACCCCTTCAATCATGGACAGGGCATCGGCATCAATCAGATTCTTTTCATAAGCCGCGTGCAGAATCTCCACCAATTCCTCGCGGTTATCAGGTTCGGGCGAAAGCCACGCTCCCAGGCGTTCCAGCCAGCCCGGTTTGGCAGATTCATCCATGGTCTAGCTTTACCTCTTCAATTGGCATAGGGATCAGTATAGCCGAGGCGCCTCATGATGTGCGTTTCAACTGCTTCCATCGCCTCTGCATCTGCGCCTTCCTCGTGGTCATACCCCTGCAAATGCAGCATCCCGTGAATAATCAGATGGGCATAGTGCGCCTCGGCCAATTTCCCCTGCTCTGTCGCTTCACGGCTCACCACCGGCGCGCACAACACAAGATCACCGTGGCATAAGGGGATGTGATCGTAGACGAAAGTTAGAACGTTAGTCGCGTAGTCCTTGCCCCGATAATCGAGGTTGAGCTGCCGCCCCTCGTCCTCATCGACAATCCGGATTGTCACCAACGTATCGCCTTCCAGCGTGGCGCTACTCCAAGCTCTAATCTGGCTACGGGAAGGCGAATCAGCCGATTTGACGGCATATTGCACCGACAATTTCAGTTCAGGCTTTGTTTTTCTCATAATGGGCATAGGCATTAACGATGTGCAGTACCAGGGGATGTCGAACCACGTCTTCGGACTCGAAATGTGTAAATGCAATACCCCTCACCTTGCCCAGAACGACATGGACTTCGGCTAGTCCGTTCTTTTGACCGCGCGCAAGATCCACTTGGGTCACATCGCCGGTAATCACTGCCTTGGTACCGAAGCCGATACGCGTAAGGAACATTTTAATCTGCTCCGGCGTGGTGTTCTGCGCTTCATCCAGAATAATGAAAGAGTGATTCAGTGTGCGGCCCCGCATATAAGCCAGAGGGGCAATCTCTATTGCACCGCGTTCGAACAATTTACCTACCCGGTCAAAACCAAGCAAATCATAGAGCGCATCGTAAAGCGGCCGCAAATAAGGGTCGACCTTCTGCGCCAGATCACCGGGAAGAAACCCCAATCGCTCCCCCGCCTCAACTGCAGGTCGCACCAATACAATGCGTTTCACCAGATCCCGCTCCAGCGCATCCACTGCGCTTGCCACGGCGAGATAGGTCTTACCCGTACCGGCCGGACCGATACCGAAGGTGATGTCATGTTCCTGTATCTGGCGAAGATACTGATTCTGCCTGGGCGTACGTCCGCGTAAATCGGTCTTGCGCGTCATCAGCACCGGCATGGAGCCTTCCGCGCCAGCCTCACCACCCTTGAGCAACTCGATCAGGCTCAGTTGGAGATCATCGATAGAGATAGGTTGTTCGGACTGAACATAGCAATTCTTCAAAGCTTGCAGCGCAAGCCTGGCGCGTTCGGCATTACCAGTGACCCCGAAACTTT contains these protein-coding regions:
- a CDS encoding ABC transporter ATP-binding protein is translated as MPSDNLVEFNDVSFAYGKRPILNGISMSVPRGKVVAIMGGSGCGKTTLLRLIGGQIRPAHGKVLVDGQTVHELDADGLYHMRRRMGMLFQFGALFTDMSVFDNVAFQMREHTDLPESVISDLVLMKLHAVGLRGARDLMPSELSGGMARRVALARAVALDPMLIMYDEPFAGLDPISLGVIGNLIRRLNDALGATSIVVTHDVHESLAIVDYVYFVSEGVIVAHGTPEEMRASNKPFVHQFVHGEEDGPVPFHYPASPYGTDLRLGGQSA
- the thiS gene encoding sulfur carrier protein ThiS, coding for MIELVINGTPQRFSAPLTVTQLADQLGLAGKRVAIECNGEIVPRGQFNETTLNHGDQLEIVVAVGGG
- a CDS encoding thiazole synthase: MDNLIIAGKTYASRLLVGTGKYQDFDQTRRAIEASGAEIVTVAIRRTNIGQNAGEPSLLDAVPPSRYTYLPNTAGCYSADDAIRTLRLARELLDGHDLVKLEVLGDPQTLYPNVVETLKAAETLVKDGFKVMVYTSDDPIIAKQLEEIGCVAVMPLASLIGSGMGILNPWNLQIIIENAKVPVIVDAGVGTASDAAIAMELGCDGVLMNTAIAGAKDPILMASAMRKAVEAGREAFLAGRMAKKLYSASPSSPTTGMIGK
- the trmB gene encoding tRNA (guanosine(46)-N7)-methyltransferase TrmB; this encodes MTEAQHRPVRSFVLRQGRMSKGQTRAHETLMPRFGVAYSDKKLDLTQLFGRAAPKILEIGFGMGDSTARIAQDHPENDYLCIEVHTPGVGSLLKYTEEMGLTNIRIIQHDAVEVLQHMLAAETLDGVHIFFPDPWHKKRHHKRRLIQAVFTALICDRLKPGGYLHAATDWEEYATHILETFRGESRLVNSVSDYAPRPEYRPLTKFEQRGLRLGHGVWDIVFRKA
- a CDS encoding transporter associated domain-containing protein produces the protein MDESAKPGWLERLGAWLSPEPDNREELVEILHAAYEKNLIDADALSMIEGVLQVSEMHVRDIMIPRAQMDVIDIADSPAAFIPFVIEAAHSRFPVIGENKDDVIGILLAKDLLRYYAGEAFDVRDMLRPAVFIPESKRLNILLKEFRMNRNHIAIVVDEYGGVSGLVTIEDVLEQIVGEIEDEFDFDETEDNIIQDRSGRYRVKAVTEISNFNEILGTQFSDEDYDTVGGLVVSKFGHLPKRGEHTIFDGLKFQVLRADSRRLHTLLVEKMPQEA
- the ybeY gene encoding rRNA maturation RNase YbeY, coding for MPIMRKTKPELKLSVQYAVKSADSPSRSQIRAWSSATLEGDTLVTIRIVDEDEGRQLNLDYRGKDYATNVLTFVYDHIPLCHGDLVLCAPVVSREATEQGKLAEAHYAHLIIHGMLHLQGYDHEEGADAEAMEAVETHIMRRLGYTDPYAN
- a CDS encoding PhoH family protein, giving the protein MKTHTEHFAFIPVDNSRLSNLCGVLDENLKQIEAAFDVVVSRNGESFGVTGNAERARLALQALKNCYVQSEQPISIDDLQLSLIELLKGGEAGAEGSMPVLMTRKTDLRGRTPRQNQYLRQIQEHDITFGIGPAGTGKTYLAVASAVDALERDLVKRIVLVRPAVEAGERLGFLPGDLAQKVDPYLRPLYDALYDLLGFDRVGKLFERGAIEIAPLAYMRGRTLNHSFIILDEAQNTTPEQIKMFLTRIGFGTKAVITGDVTQVDLARGQKNGLAEVHVVLGKVRGIAFTHFESEDVVRHPLVLHIVNAYAHYEKNKA